The following are from one region of the Deltaproteobacteria bacterium genome:
- the nrfD gene encoding polysulfide reductase NrfD, producing MNETSQYIFWIQPDVALGYLIAWYLWLISLAEGTHIVAHLSWLYYRSEDYRPLEKVGTFQPFIILALVPLFLVVDLARPERFYTMFYHWHWTSPVAYGVYIITLCMISYAIHSYYLFRPELLYRSRQEGSFQGLYRLAVFSQQEAGSLKQIRERQRRKERFWAGVSLFFSFLGLIYLGILLSSFKGRTMWHSSVMVFIFFSFAACSGSAFLILLTHLKNGLAHSPPKALAEQQRYLAEFGIILKYALVAQAGVLFIYFVLLQYTGIGGKLASQVFFSGPRALQFWFFQVTVGLVFPFALMLFRKMRENVLISCIAAIAAMIGTVFGCLNIFIGGQLLPMTGPKWEHLPPDPAKMIFGLLLMAVMLVVFLTTYKILPYENIEG from the coding sequence ATGAATGAGACCAGTCAATACATTTTCTGGATTCAGCCCGACGTGGCCCTAGGATATCTTATAGCCTGGTATTTATGGCTAATTTCACTGGCCGAAGGAACACACATCGTAGCACATCTCAGCTGGCTTTATTACCGCAGTGAAGATTATCGACCCCTGGAAAAAGTAGGGACTTTCCAGCCCTTCATTATCCTGGCCCTGGTCCCTTTGTTCCTGGTGGTGGATCTCGCTCGTCCGGAACGGTTCTACACTATGTTCTACCACTGGCACTGGACCTCACCGGTGGCATATGGTGTATATATTATCACCCTCTGTATGATCTCCTATGCTATCCACTCCTACTATCTGTTCAGGCCGGAATTGTTATATCGCTCCAGGCAAGAAGGCTCCTTCCAGGGCCTTTATCGGTTGGCTGTATTCAGCCAACAGGAAGCCGGCAGCCTCAAGCAAATAAGAGAGAGACAGCGGCGCAAAGAACGTTTCTGGGCCGGAGTCAGCCTGTTTTTTTCTTTTCTCGGCCTCATCTATCTGGGCATCCTGCTCTCCTCTTTCAAGGGTCGGACCATGTGGCACTCTTCAGTGATGGTGTTCATCTTTTTCAGCTTTGCTGCCTGCTCGGGTTCAGCTTTTCTAATCCTTCTCACCCATTTAAAGAACGGACTGGCCCACTCACCCCCCAAGGCACTTGCTGAACAGCAGCGCTACCTGGCAGAATTCGGCATCATTCTCAAGTATGCGCTTGTGGCGCAAGCCGGCGTCCTCTTTATCTATTTCGTCTTACTGCAATACACTGGCATTGGAGGCAAACTGGCGAGCCAGGTCTTTTTCAGCGGTCCGCGAGCCTTGCAGTTCTGGTTTTTCCAGGTAACGGTCGGGCTTGTTTTTCCCTTTGCCTTGATGCTGTTCAGAAAGATGCGCGAAAATGTCCTCATCTCATGCATCGCCGCAATAGCCGCCATGATCGGCACAGTTTTCGGTTGCCTTAACATATTCATCGGCGGACAGTTACTGCCCATGACTGGTCCCAAATGGGAACACCTCCCACCGGATCCGGCGAAGATGATTTTCGGTTTGCTCCTGATGGCAGTTATGCTCGTTGTTTTTCTAACTACTTATAAAATATTGCCTTATGAAAATATTGAAGGCTAA
- a CDS encoding molybdopterin-dependent oxidoreductase: MSASRRTFIKGAMTLSGLLATGGCLRQSLEPKPWISGAPNPDAVDTKVVRTVCLGCHSACGLQVKVENGVAVKIDGNPYHPNVREPHIRYDTDGKAANKENGTVCAKGGSLLQTMYNPYRIQHPLKRVGPRGSGKWKTITWEQAYHEIINGGDLFGEGHVDGLKAIRSFDPIEPQAPELGPKANQLVFMPGRIEHGRKEFTDRWMANYFGTINKRLDHTSICEVSHHVGLALCFKGKHHIKPEILNSEYIIFFGTTPYEANFPMQAIARKLNFFRERGGTLVIVDPRFSNSAAKAARWIPILPGTDAAFALGMMRWMMENNRLDLEYLSFPNKKAAKEGARHLTWTNATYLVREDNRKLLRHGKDFIVMVNGKPTPAREAKQADLLVDTTVDGVKVRSVYKMLVDRVMERHIPEYARICGVKTRDIEREADDFSSHGRRATADFYRGSVQHTNGTYTARTLGVLNFLLGNVSWKGGCEGHGGGHWHEIGGKPGNPYALKKKEFLPGAVKATGVYLDRHKKLYQDSSEFKKQGYPAKRPWFPFGYDNVYQEGFPSIAAQYPYQVKCLITYWNNVVYSAPAGIHQIEAVRDPKVLPLFVAIDIVMGETSSLADYILPCRHCLEDYATPHVAPTILTMTSGLRQPVVEPVYKDTKMLEEIFIDLGKKMGFPGYGKDGLGPGRDLNTPWDWYKLLVANIAYGDNKGDSVPGETEEEKVKYVVERGGRFESYQKAYRGPYTAHPYKGPLYIYHEKLATTRDSMTGAYYDGLPYYEPIRDIMGRPIDVMAGKYPFHIITYHPVYHAQARTAASVWLMEVTPEETVQINASDAARLNIEHGDLVRVYSSSNPEGVQGKAWVTQGMRPGIVAIPHSLGHWQYSSKSFEVDGKKTAYAEWIGKGCSANPVMMLDPHLQDVCLTDPIGGSASFFDSRVAIEKL, from the coding sequence ATGAGCGCCAGTAGAAGAACCTTTATCAAAGGAGCGATGACTCTTTCAGGCTTGCTTGCCACCGGTGGTTGCCTGCGCCAGAGCCTCGAGCCGAAACCGTGGATAAGCGGGGCCCCAAACCCTGATGCAGTTGACACCAAAGTGGTACGTACCGTCTGTCTAGGCTGCCACAGCGCCTGCGGCCTGCAAGTAAAAGTTGAAAACGGCGTAGCAGTAAAAATTGACGGCAATCCATATCACCCCAATGTACGCGAACCCCACATCCGCTATGATACTGATGGCAAAGCAGCGAACAAGGAGAACGGCACAGTCTGCGCCAAAGGTGGGTCCCTGCTGCAAACCATGTACAACCCGTACCGCATCCAGCACCCGTTGAAGCGAGTGGGACCCAGGGGCTCCGGCAAATGGAAGACTATCACCTGGGAGCAAGCTTACCACGAGATTATCAATGGCGGAGATCTCTTCGGCGAAGGCCATGTGGATGGGCTCAAAGCTATTCGCAGCTTTGACCCTATAGAGCCGCAAGCTCCCGAACTGGGACCAAAGGCCAATCAGTTGGTCTTTATGCCCGGCCGCATTGAGCACGGCCGCAAAGAATTTACTGATCGCTGGATGGCCAATTATTTTGGCACCATCAACAAACGTCTCGATCATACTTCCATCTGTGAGGTCTCTCACCACGTGGGCCTGGCACTCTGCTTCAAAGGAAAACACCACATCAAACCTGAGATCCTCAATTCTGAATACATCATTTTCTTTGGCACCACGCCTTACGAAGCCAATTTTCCTATGCAGGCCATCGCCCGCAAGCTCAACTTTTTTAGGGAGAGGGGAGGAACATTGGTAATCGTCGATCCACGATTTTCCAATTCCGCAGCCAAAGCGGCACGCTGGATTCCGATCCTTCCAGGAACTGATGCCGCCTTTGCCCTCGGCATGATGCGCTGGATGATGGAAAATAATCGGCTCGACCTGGAGTACCTCTCTTTTCCAAACAAGAAAGCTGCCAAGGAAGGCGCCAGACACCTCACCTGGACCAATGCCACCTATCTAGTTCGGGAAGACAACCGCAAACTTCTGCGCCATGGCAAGGATTTTATCGTCATGGTCAACGGCAAACCGACTCCAGCTCGAGAGGCCAAACAGGCAGACCTGCTCGTCGATACTACTGTGGACGGGGTGAAGGTCCGCAGCGTCTACAAAATGCTGGTCGACCGGGTAATGGAAAGACATATCCCTGAGTATGCCAGGATTTGTGGCGTCAAGACCAGAGACATAGAGCGCGAGGCTGACGATTTCTCTTCACATGGTCGGCGAGCCACAGCGGATTTCTATCGCGGTTCCGTGCAGCACACCAATGGCACCTATACTGCCAGAACACTTGGCGTTTTGAACTTCCTTCTTGGCAACGTATCCTGGAAAGGCGGCTGTGAAGGCCATGGCGGCGGCCATTGGCACGAAATCGGCGGCAAGCCTGGCAATCCCTATGCCCTCAAGAAAAAGGAATTCTTGCCGGGAGCGGTGAAGGCCACCGGCGTATACCTCGATCGTCACAAGAAGCTCTACCAGGACAGCTCAGAATTCAAGAAACAGGGCTACCCTGCAAAGCGTCCCTGGTTTCCCTTTGGCTACGACAACGTCTATCAGGAAGGCTTTCCCAGCATCGCAGCTCAATATCCCTACCAGGTCAAGTGCCTGATTACTTACTGGAACAATGTGGTCTATTCTGCTCCTGCAGGGATCCACCAGATAGAGGCGGTCAGGGATCCAAAGGTGTTGCCGCTCTTTGTGGCCATCGACATTGTCATGGGGGAGACCTCATCTCTGGCCGACTACATTTTACCCTGCCGCCACTGTCTGGAAGACTACGCCACACCCCACGTGGCACCAACCATCTTGACAATGACGAGCGGCCTGCGGCAGCCGGTAGTGGAGCCAGTATATAAAGATACCAAAATGCTGGAAGAAATCTTTATCGATCTCGGCAAAAAGATGGGATTTCCTGGATACGGCAAGGACGGCTTGGGCCCGGGTCGCGATCTCAACACACCGTGGGACTGGTATAAGCTGTTGGTGGCCAATATTGCCTATGGTGACAACAAAGGAGACTCGGTTCCCGGCGAAACGGAAGAGGAAAAGGTAAAGTATGTAGTGGAACGGGGCGGCCGCTTCGAAAGCTACCAAAAGGCGTACAGGGGCCCATACACAGCGCATCCATACAAAGGCCCCCTGTACATTTACCATGAAAAACTGGCCACTACGCGCGATTCCATGACTGGCGCCTATTATGACGGCTTGCCCTATTATGAACCTATTCGCGATATCATGGGCCGGCCCATCGACGTCATGGCTGGCAAATACCCATTCCACATCATCACGTACCATCCAGTCTATCACGCCCAGGCAAGGACCGCTGCCAGCGTCTGGTTGATGGAAGTAACACCAGAAGAAACTGTGCAGATCAATGCTTCTGACGCAGCCAGACTGAACATCGAGCACGGCGATCTTGTGCGGGTATATTCATCCAGCAACCCTGAAGGTGTGCAAGGAAAAGCCTGGGTAACACAAGGCATGCGTCCTGGAATCGTGGCCATTCCTCATTCCCTGGGACATTGGCAGTACAGCAGCAAGTCTTTTGAGGTCGACGGTAAGAAAACAGCATACGCTGAATGGATTGGCAAGGGCTGTTCGGCCAACCCTGTAATGATGCTCGACCCCCATCTGCAGGATGTCTGTCTCACTGATCCCATAGGCGGCAGCGCTTCATTCTTTGATTCCCGGGTCGCCATAGAAAAACTCTAG
- a CDS encoding molecular chaperone TorD family protein — protein MEKSDLDVGVEKGRAELYQFFGSLFLAQPTPELLNKISSKEGSSALEALFPGHPAVTALRVFSEDYRHGQALAEDIVVDYEALFRIPGDAYIHPFESVYRDENFRGGHARRTRVLGLWALQVANMYEAEGLAPAEGFTELPDHLGVELQFMAVLCRKAARALEKGGRQAVESLRRKQLVFLEDHLLCWSPQCLQLMTERATTTFYRSLARLLSSYMEKDRSWLSRN, from the coding sequence GTGGAAAAGTCCGACCTGGATGTTGGTGTTGAAAAGGGGAGAGCAGAACTGTATCAATTTTTCGGCTCCCTGTTTCTTGCTCAGCCTACTCCTGAGTTGCTGAATAAAATATCCAGCAAGGAAGGGAGTTCTGCTCTCGAGGCGCTTTTCCCGGGGCATCCTGCTGTAACTGCCTTGAGAGTTTTTTCTGAAGATTACCGCCACGGCCAAGCCCTCGCGGAAGATATCGTTGTCGACTACGAAGCATTGTTCAGAATACCTGGCGATGCTTACATCCACCCTTTTGAGTCCGTCTATCGTGATGAGAATTTCAGAGGCGGGCATGCTAGAAGGACTAGGGTTCTTGGACTGTGGGCCCTGCAGGTGGCCAACATGTACGAAGCTGAAGGCCTGGCTCCAGCTGAAGGCTTCACGGAACTGCCGGATCATCTGGGTGTGGAGCTGCAATTCATGGCCGTTCTTTGCCGCAAGGCGGCCAGAGCCCTGGAGAAAGGTGGGCGACAGGCAGTCGAATCTTTGCGCCGTAAACAGCTCGTCTTTCTCGAGGACCACTTGCTTTGCTGGAGCCCCCAGTGTCTCCAATTGATGACAGAGAGGGCAACTACCACATTCTATAGATCCCTGGCCAGGTTGCTGTCCTCTTATATGGAAAAGGATCGATCATGGTTGTCGAGGAATTGA